A single genomic interval of Deltaproteobacteria bacterium harbors:
- a CDS encoding ABC transporter permease — protein sequence MSLYLLRRLLLLVPTLFGLCVVTFALIHLAPGDPVSGSPAGAELARGLSEEALEQHKRTFFLDLPLFINRDPRGLVGRTDRILTALARPGAAGEEATARAAACGTVCLPAWTATLERGVGEVTARRLREALRLIRSEHPHLLPASAPSLEEWAARARAELEPARLEQLAARLGTDRSAEDQLLARGSAALPVVMSILLGSSGEAARRASLVAGRLARHEGELTGGTDDAATRESWREWWAQVGRDHRDFSRGERLLGHLTETQFAKWMGRVLTLRFGRSIKDGRPVTEKLGEALPVTLLLALSSIFLAYLVAVPLGAWMAVRAGSRRERALGTGLLLLYSLPPFFAALLLVQLFGGLGYLDWFPIYGLATPGLEQATGLTWLVDRLRHLVLPVTCLTYGAVAVISRYQRGAMLEVLRQDYVRTAHAKGLAPATVVLKHALPNALLPVIVLFGLHFPFVISGSVVIERIFNLPGMGLLTLDALLHRDYPVIMAVAVLSAACTLVGLLVADLLTAAVDPRVRLERRP from the coding sequence ATGAGCCTGTACCTCCTGCGACGGCTCCTCCTCCTCGTGCCGACTCTGTTCGGCCTCTGCGTGGTCACGTTCGCGCTGATCCACCTCGCGCCGGGGGATCCGGTCTCCGGGAGCCCGGCAGGCGCGGAGCTGGCGCGGGGGCTCAGCGAGGAGGCGCTCGAGCAGCATAAGCGGACGTTCTTTCTAGATCTTCCGCTCTTTATCAACCGGGATCCCCGAGGGCTGGTCGGGAGGACCGACCGGATCCTGACGGCCCTCGCCAGGCCGGGCGCAGCGGGGGAGGAGGCGACGGCCCGGGCCGCAGCGTGCGGCACGGTCTGCCTTCCAGCGTGGACGGCCACCCTCGAGCGCGGCGTCGGTGAGGTCACGGCGCGGCGACTGCGCGAGGCGCTTCGCCTGATCCGCTCCGAACACCCACACCTGCTACCCGCGTCCGCGCCTTCCCTCGAGGAGTGGGCGGCGCGCGCCCGGGCAGAGCTCGAGCCCGCGCGTCTCGAGCAGCTGGCCGCTCGCCTCGGAACCGACCGGAGCGCCGAGGACCAGCTCCTGGCCCGGGGTAGCGCGGCGCTCCCCGTCGTCATGTCGATCCTGCTCGGGTCCTCGGGAGAGGCGGCGCGCCGGGCCAGCCTGGTCGCCGGTCGCCTGGCCCGCCACGAGGGCGAGCTGACGGGTGGGACCGACGACGCGGCGACGCGTGAGAGCTGGCGCGAGTGGTGGGCGCAGGTCGGGCGGGACCACCGCGACTTCTCGCGCGGAGAGCGCCTGCTCGGCCACCTGACCGAGACGCAGTTCGCCAAGTGGATGGGCCGCGTCCTCACCCTCCGCTTCGGTCGCTCGATCAAGGATGGCCGTCCCGTGACGGAGAAACTCGGCGAGGCGCTCCCCGTGACCCTGCTCCTCGCCCTGAGCTCCATCTTCCTGGCCTATCTGGTGGCGGTGCCGCTCGGCGCGTGGATGGCCGTGCGGGCCGGAAGCCGTCGAGAGCGAGCCCTGGGGACGGGGCTGCTCCTGCTCTATTCGCTCCCCCCCTTCTTCGCCGCCCTGCTGCTCGTGCAGCTCTTTGGCGGTCTCGGGTACCTGGACTGGTTTCCGATCTACGGGCTGGCCACGCCGGGTCTCGAGCAGGCCACGGGCCTGACCTGGCTCGTGGATCGCCTGCGCCACCTCGTCCTGCCGGTGACCTGTCTCACCTACGGGGCGGTGGCGGTCATCTCGCGCTACCAGCGGGGAGCCATGCTCGAGGTGCTCCGTCAGGACTACGTGCGCACGGCCCACGCCAAGGGACTCGCCCCCGCCACCGTCGTGCTCAAGCACGCCCTACCGAACGCGCTCCTCCCCGTGATCGTGCTCTTCGGGCTCCACTTCCCCTTCGTGATCAGCGGAAGCGTGGTGATCGAGCGGATCTTCAACCTGCCGGGGATGGGGCTTCTCACCCTCGACGCGCTCCTCCACCGGGACTATCCGGTGATCATGGCGGTGGCGGTGCTGTCAGCCGCGTGCACCCTCGTGGGGCTGCTCGTGGCAGATCTTCTGA